The nucleotide sequence TTTCAGTAACAGCTTTCCAAATGACTTGAACCAGGCTGGTCATTCCTCTGAACTCtcatcaaggtttttttttttaaagaattgcatatataaatatttcattcatcTTGTGTGATGAAACAAGTCAAAACAAGTAAAAATATTGCTTGGTAGttttaatgtgaaaataaaagaacacaCAGATGCTGTCTTCTGGTCCATTTTCTTTTCCATACACTTTGGTTTAAAgttatgaaaataaatgcacTAAAACATTTAATACAGACACTTATTGATACTTAAACTCAGGTCAGGGAATTTTTCCCTTTgcaacaatgtccattgttaaaatcactatacaaataaaactgaattgaactttTGCATAAACAGCATCTTTTCTTcatgagaaaataaaacataataaggAGATGCAGATTTTCATCACAAAgtaagagaaagtgaaagttcCTTAAACGAAAACTTTCAACACATTTTAGTGACATCTGGTGGTTAAAAAGGACGAGTTCAGGTATCTAATGAGTGGATTTTGAAAAAACAGTCCCCATGGGACAGGACTCCTACACCTGAAATGAGGCCTACAAGGAATTATTCTTgatttctcacacaaacacaagcctAAATAACAAGAAATTGATGCACTAGGCTTCTGATTACTGACATAAACGTGTCAGGAATATAATGAAGGATTAATTAATGATAAAAGTAAATACATCAATACTAAAAAACTAAAGAAGGTATGAAATTAAACAATTTACCATACAGACATCAGAAAAGTTTGTATTCCATTCTGTTCATACACTCTTAAAAAATCTGAACCTAATTTGGATCATTTTCAACCATACATTGAGTAAATATTGGACATAacacatacactgtaaaaaattaGGTTAAGAAAAGgtgtgtaaatgaaaaaaatatatgatggCTCAACATAATGGTTtagtcaaaaaagaaaaatgagccTTATCAATGATCGCAAAATTTCAATTATTCAACTCTTAACAGTTGCATCAAGTGAACTAATATAAAGGCAAtataaactcaaacacacaaaattgtgTTTGCCCAGCAAAACACAGGGCATGGTTACTCATCCACATGTGCAGAAGGATACGTCTGGACTTTTGGATGTTGCAGcgcaattttttttaacttgtgtGGAGTCATCTGACATTACACGAATGGAATGGTGAGTCCTATAAAACACATATAATATTAACATAAGGCTTAAAATAAGCTTTTCAACATCCATACAGCTTATAGTGATTATTAGTCCTCTGGTGGTAGATCGCTAGTTTTTGTCCCAAACTCCATTAATATGTTAGGAGTTGTAGGCTGTTTTACCTAATTAGCATGGTTGACGAAAATTATAATGGACATTAACGAGGTATCTCTTTCGGTTAACTAGCTGGTTGGCGATTTCAGTAGGCAGTAGAATAACTAACACTTTGGTGGTAGCTAGCAAGTTAGCAAATGTATCTTTGTAAAGATCCATTTGAAGATGATACAATACCTGCAATTCAGTATGCACTATTAAAAGGAAATAACTGGTTGTGGAAATGCTAGTTAATAAGGTACACATTAGCCGTTAGGGTGATTTTTCTTATAATTCTGAATGTTACACATTTAAGAGTAAACATTACTCCACAAAATGAACTTTATTCAACCACATTTCAACACCAATTGCCATTTTGTAAATAATGGCATAATAATAAGCTTATTagtaattaatacattttattttgttttcataatTCAGGTGCTGCATTAACCCTAAACACAATGCAGTGCTGTTATTGTAAATTTTCAACAGATAAGCAAGACATTCTGCTGAAGCAATACAGACTTCATCACTGGAAAGCTGGTAAAGGACTTTTTCCCTGTTTGCATCCAGAGTGTATTTGTACTTTTCAAACAACAGGGGCCTTAAAAACCCATCTGTGGAGAGCACATCCTAAAAAGTTTCTTCAACATTTAGGAAAAACCATGAGAGGGTTCGCTGTCCATTTTCAGACTGTGATTTTAGCAGCAACAACCTCATCACTTTCAGAGCTCACAAGACCAAGAAAcacaagaaacacacactgggtgacTTTCGGCCATCTATCTGTACTGCAAATTGTACAGATTATAATAAGTTTGAGGCACCTTCATCTTCACAAAGTAAGCGAATTCAGACTGAGGAAATACAGAAAGAGGGTCAAATTTCAGACTTGGACCTGGCAGACAGTGAGCAATACTTAAACTTGCAGCCTTGTTCCTGTCACAACTGCATGTCTCCCAAAGTGCCTCTCATTTACACATTAGGCTGCAGTAATCATGGTAAAATTGATCATCTCGTATAATAACTGTTTACTCATGAAAAGAGGATTAATAAAAAGGTAAGAAAACTCTGCAGTGATGGCTTCCTCGACTCTGTATTTAACATTAATCAAAAAATAAAGACTTACTCATATAACAACGGCTCGACGCTTGCAGTAATAACTGACTATAAACATGAGAGACTTTCCATCACAGtagaagaaacaaagaaaatataatCAGCAGTCCGCTTAACAAGCATCCTCCACACAATTTACATACTAAACCCAACAAAAGACATGGCCTTTACAGCGGACACTCAAACCTCATGCTTTACACACGGAATAGGATTTTCAGAacgcacacagacactgacagaatatatatatcatCATTAATATCTACCTTTAACAATGAAATGACTGTATGACATTGCTAATGCAATAATACATATACTCATGTCTAAACACTGCTCCATCCATGGCCTCCAGGGCATTcaacacaacaaatacaaacCTAAACGATTAAGACAGATGTCATGCTTAACTCACAGTAATCAGATATAACAGGAGGAAGGGGGTTAAATTACCCAAATTGTTAAGTGCAAGTGTAAGTTATctcataacataacataaaataataactttggtttgagaaggtGGGGGAGGCACAAAATGGGGCGAAATGTTTTTGCATGTGAatacatttagggactatggtgatacaaatTCCAGGAAATtattaagttgattataatgataaattctgccaaaaagaaTAGTATGTTATTgaactatgtatataaaaaagatgtcttaatttctttattgtttaatagggaccgatcaccaagacttgagagaatcattttataaaagaatttttaaaaaatgttcaccattaatgttttgtgtttgaataaaatgtaaataatgtaagacTCAATTTCCACTATTAAACAATCTTTTACTTCAAACTAAGCGCTGTAGCTGAAAacgtaaaataaatgacttgttgtacaggacgtctgtcagagacacatccacccaACCGCAGGGGTTTAGactagaaaaagcaaaaagcttttatctgtgtgtgtgtgtgtgtgtgttaaatcactattgtgtaatatcaggtgcagacagacagcagaaatattaatatggaattatatggaaatgttgatcattactttaataattgtctctcATGCATAAACCACCACTcttatttaatgaataaattaaaatgtttacattcctggtgctcattttctgtgcagcacaaatacctaaattagatcattttaatgcatccaacactgtattatagcagggtaggaatAATGATCTGTAATAattacttctgtaatccaaaaggatggggaaattgataacacaatagatacactacttatttggtGCACAGGATGCAAGCTTCTcacagttgcctagcaacaacaGTGTACGCTAACGTTAGCTCAGCCACCGTTAAGCTAACATCAACAGGTGTAGACAGgaaatatgattatcctgagCTAATTTAGTGAATCAGCCGACTCgcatctcctttctttcttttcattcaggATGAcaaagtcatctgttgctgcttctagCGTTTAATCGCGGACTGTGGTGCAACCTgctcattacattacattagtcagatagtgtcagtgtgtgcacGCGACATTCCTGGACGCGGGCACGCGCATCGACACAGGCAGACTCTCTGTGTCCTACTCTCGTGCTTAAGCGTGCTGACCTCAGCGTGACCTTAAGCGTGCTGGCCATTAATTTAGTAAAAAAATGAACTACTTTAATCACATAGCACTCATTAATATCTCACTGAGACCGTGTCTATATTCAAACAGAAGTGTGTTTTGTGCAATCGGTTCTTGCAAATACCTGAAAAGAGGATTAATAAAGAGATAGCAGCGATGTCTTTCCTCGATTTAACATTAATGAAGCACATCACGCGCGCGCGATGGCGTCATGACTCAGGTATACCAACCAAAAgtaagtaattttttttaaaggcacaGTACACTCCTATCTTAGAAAAAGCACGAACAATCAATCAAACATTTTAAGCAATGTTAGAAAAATGGCATTTTACATAAATTGCATTCAATATATACCACACTACAGCCAAAACGGTTTTATACTGCGAAAGGATAGATTACGACCTTTCTTTTGAGGCAGAAGTATTTTTGAAACGAAGGATTTGCACCTGGTATTTACATCCAAATCCACGATCTTTTTGACCCTGGTGGCCTCGATTAGCGAGAGAGTCAAGACGCCATTTAGTGTAAGCTACTTTGCCGAGACGCCATTTTGTGTAAGCTACTTTGCCGAGACGCCATTTTGTGTAAGCTACTTTGCCGTGACGCCATTTTGTGTAAGCTACTTTGTCGAGACGCCATTTTGTGTAAGCTACTTTGCCGTGACGCCATTTTGTGTAAGCTACTTTGCCGACATGCCACTTTCACGGCACTTTTAATTATTGTAACTTACTGACAGGTGTCTGTGATGGAAAAGtaaaaagaggtaaagaagaaAATGTGCCTTGATTTAGAGTCTGATCTTTTTCTGACGTGTTTAAACACACCCACTTTGTTGTACTGCTGGGATCCCCAGCTGCAACACACAAAATGCATCAACTGCATATCATCTGCATCCTGTACAAACTCCAAACTCTTATGTTACATGTCCTACATGGAGCCCCCTGGTGCCCCTCCCATATTTTTGTGCCCGAAAATTTTCCCATTATGTTAAGGTTTTGGCTTTCTTTTGAATTCCCATTACTTTCTGTTTTCAGCTTTTTAAAttatgcttatttatttttatcccaTTATTGGCTCATTGAATTTCCATTATTTTCATCCTCACTTCTTCTAGCAtattaaactattaaaaatCTCATGGCCATCGGTGTGTTCAGCTTGACGACTGTGTAATGTTTAGTCACCGTGTTAGTCAACCTGTTTAGCTGCATAACCAGAAACCTGaacagaaattaaattaaaagtagTAGAAAAAGTATTAGAGCAGATGATATGCTTTTACTGGTTGCACCTTTTATAGCACCTGCAACCCAGCGGTCTGTGTGTATAGCAGCCTTACCTGGGCAGAGTGTGGAACGTCCACCTGGAGCTGGCAAATTTTCCTCCACACATTGTGCACTTGCTCTCTATCTCTGTTGCCTTCTATAATAGGCACAGTATTCATTCACAAAGGGATCAGTGATAATATGAAGTGATGGATgtatgaaagaaagagaatttCGGGATTTTCCCTGGGGTGGACCCTGCTAACAgtttcagtaaaacattttgggGGGGTCTCTTCTGAAGATTCTGAGGTGCTGAGGAATAAACAGATAATGTTTGTCTTCACAGTAACTATCAGTCAAATTctacagtatttttttaaaatctttgctCTGAGCCTACACAATGTATGTCTACAAACCTAAAGTTCTTACACTTTTCTGATGTCAACATGTAGATGTATAGTTTTTGCTAAAACCAACTGCTGTTGGATGCTTATTGTTCTTTTTCTAAACATGAAGAAACAAACATACTATTAATGTCCGTCATTGGTAAATCTGTCAAATGGTAAATATGAGGTTTGTCTATGCATATTTTGGATAAAAAATGTTCTTACCCTCCAGAAACACCATCTGGAGATTTTCCTTACTCTACCCTGTTTCTTCTATGTGTACTCCTCACTAGTTTGGGATGTCTCTGCATCCGTTGTTGAGTTGTTGGTGCTGAGGAATAAACACAGAAGGCTCTGAGCCTACACAATCTCTGCCTGAATTCATTACTGTAGCATCACATCCTAGTTCCAGACACCAGAGAGAGCCCTCCCTCGAGTGTTGATGCTCTTCCAGGATTGCCACCCGGATATATAAGCAGAGCACTCACCATGTCCAACGCGAAGTATTGTCTCCAGTTGACCTTATAAAGCCTTGCTTTATGCTATATTGCTATTTGGATTCTCTGTGTTTTTACCTGtgcctgtttctctgtttttgcTATTTTTGGATTACTGATGCTGCCTTTGTCTTTCGTTTTCAATAAATCTGCTTATGGAACCTAACGCTAACACCTCCGGATTTTCTATGCCACAATTACCAGTAATAATGCTGTTAGCTGAGCTGTACATATCTGTAATGTATCTTACCTTTCTGAAGACACAGATACTGGAGGTGACACCTCAGTCTTCTACAGGTAATAAAAACACACGGGAGatacttttttaaaacatgttataattatttttatcatgagcttagttttgttgttgttttttctactctggtcaaaaaacaaaacaaaacgatcAATATTAAGGATTTTAAAATGTTGTATTAACATATTTAAAATCAAAATAACTGTGTCCTTACCGTACCTTTCTATAAATGCTGCACTTTGTTCTTCTACACACTTCTGAACAAACAGACATCAGAATGATGCTCATGAAAACATACCAAATTGTTACATAAAAGACTTTTAATATCTGTCATTTGAATAACAAATTGTAAATATGATGTTTGTCTATGAATATTTTGcataaaaaatgttattacaCTCTGCGTCTATGACGGTTCAGAACGCCGTTCAAAATCCTGCCGTGCCTCTCACATAACTTACCGTTAAATTACGCCATATTTGTCTTAAATTGGTGTTAACATACATAATACTTACATaataacatacagtacatgcataATAACTTCACCCTAGTGAAACTTTTGTCTTTGTGAAATTTGCAGATACACTTTAATCCATCTTTAAGATGAAACGAAGAGAACTGACAGAAATAAGTGTGCAGTTGAGATGAGAAAGTGACACATTTTAGTGGCCTGAAGAGCACACGGTGGCTTCCAAGCAGGCTAAGATGACCTACCAACCTGGCTCTAAGAATGGCAAGGCCAACGCGCTGTCCTCCTGACATGACCCCGTAGGCTCACCCGTCACGCCAGAACCCATACTGCCTCCTGTGGCTATGATCACCCCAGTCCGGTGGGACCTAGTGGAAGAAATTCAGATGGCCCAAGTAGACCAGCCACCACCTCCGTCATGCCCACCCTCCAAGCTCTTCTTACTGACCATGCTACGTCCCCAAATATTACAGGGGTCTTGTGTAACCTGCGCCTAAGACTGGACAAGTCGTCAGTGTCTGATGGGGTTGTTAGAGCCCTTGCCCATTCCGAGGCGGCCCTGGTCCCACATGGCGGTAGATTTTGTCACCGACCTCCCTGACTCGGGACGATATAAAACACCATCCTTGTGGCAATCGACTGGTTTTCAAAGGCGTTACCCACGGCCTTGGAGACTACTGGCCACTACTGTAACGCCACTGCCAGcaccagaccaccagagggagcccttaCCCGAATACTAGTGCCACCACCGAAGGAACATTTCTGGGGTTTTACAGACATGCGGTGTGCTCACTTTTAGTATTGTATTTTCTACATTACCAAGCCATGCAATTGTTATTCCGTGTTTTGGATTATTGTGTTTGACCCACGCTTTGTGTTGCATACACAGAATTAACAGAGATTTTCTGGTGgcacatttgttatttttattgtggTCACACTctgaaagaataataaaatacacaagaaaCAAATTAATTTTGCCGTGTGTTGTAATGACTTCATCTACAGGTGTAGACACAACATACAAAGATAATAGCTATTATGTCTTATAACAAAGAGACTATAGCTTTACAGTAATATTATAGTAATTAAACAACAATCCTTAATAAACATATGCATATATAAAGTATGCAAACAGTTATACAAAAGTATAAGCACTCAATTATGTCTAAACTTTCTTAATAAACATAATACTGATAAACAgcataacaaaacacaaacgtctaaataaacatataaacatttaGTAAACATAAGGTGCGATGACATCACTTGCACATctgaaacaataataaaacacacaagaaaaaaaaaaagagttttgcCATGTGTTGTAATGACTTGGCAGGGTGTGACTTCATCTACAGGTGAAGCTCTCCTGCAGCTCACTATCTCACAGCTCACCCACCCTTGTATTTCTTAGTAGCACGTTTATGTCAATAATCAGAAGCGTAATGCATCCATTTCTTGTTATTTAGACTTGTGTCTGTGTAAGAAACCAGGAATAATACTATGTAGGCCTTGTTTTTTCAAAATCCACTCATTAGATACCTGAACTCGCCCTTTTTAACCACCAGATGTCACTAAAATGTGTTGAAAATTTTTGTTTAAGGaactttcactttcacttttacttttactctgCATCTccttattatgttttattttctcatgATGAAAAGATGCTGCTTATGCAaaagttcaattcagttttatttgtatagtgattTTAACAATGGGTTTAAGTATCAATAAGTGTCTGTATTAAATGTTTTAgtgcatttattttcataacATTAAACCAAAGTGTATGGAAAAGAAAATGGACCAGAAGACAGCATCTGtgtgttcttttattttcacattaaaaCTACCaagcaatattttttcttgttttgacTTGTTTCATCACACAtgattaatgaaatatttatatatgcaattctttaaaaaaaaaaagagagagagagagttcagagGAATGACCAGCCTGGTTCAAGTCATTTGGAAAGCTGTTACTGAAATAAGCGCTTTATACAACCATGCTGAGCCAAAAAGAAGAcaatctcagaacacacaacatgataAACCTTGATGCAGATGGACTGCTAATCTCAGACAAgcacaagaatctgaggctacactAGGTACAGGCTAAAAGTGGACAGTTTAAAGCTTGCAATAAGAACAGTGAAGGTTTTTCTCCTCTGTCCAGTAACATTTCTGTCAGCATGAAGAGCAGTACAGCTGATCCTATTGAAGTGTATATTACTTGCCAGTGTTtattcagcctttttttttttcttttcttctctcattGGGCTCTGTATTTTGTTATGGCTGTACAGTGACTTTGGGTAtgaaaatatagtatatataaatatacactcactgtccactttattaggaacacctgtacattcatGCAGTCCTCTaagcagccaatcatgtggcagcagcacagtgcagaaaatcatgcagatacagataaCAAGCTTCAGTTAACGTTCTGACCGGTgttgtgtatatgttgtgtgtgtgtgtgtgcgcgtgcgtgcgtgtgtgtgtgcgcgtgcgtgtgtgtgtgcgcgtgcgtgtgtgttccaCTGAGCTGCGTGTGCGAATTAGATGACGTCACAGTGGATGGAACAGAAATGCACGTCATGTAGTTATAGAAACGACGTAGAGACAGGATTGAAGAGCCCCGTTTTACTCCGACCGTATTCACTTATAAGATTTTTATAAGATTGTTTTTAGTTGATAAACTTGATCAAATGTTCAGCTGCCAGTGTATTTGGCGGAAGGTAAGAAATCCTTTAATCAGGAAACTTTCACACTTTACTTTTACTGTCCGTTTCTGTGAAACTGACCAGATTGATGAGTCCAGTGCGCTTCAACAGACGAACAACAAAATCTTATGTACAGGCAAATTCATCACTTTATCAACGAATTGAatgttttaaaaagatttatttaccGAGAGTAATGTTGTCTTGTCGCTGATATTAATGCCACTTTTAcaacaggagaaaaaaaggtCAGACATTGAGGTTATAGCACAATATAACGGTGTTATGGAGTCTGACTTCAGTACGTGTCTGATGGATACTGCTCATACTGAATTATAATTAAGGacacaggtttattttattattgtaaatattaaCGTTAATACAACATGTTAAAAGCCTTAATATTGATCTCTTTTTTTCGGACCAGGGTGGGGGGGGCAGCTTAGAAAAACCACAAATCTAAgcttgtaagaaaaataattataacgtattaaaaatagttttttataAGTATCTCTCGTGTGTTTTTTATTCTCTGTAGAAGACTCAGGAGTCACCTCCAGTATCTGTGACATCTTCAGAAAGGTAAGACACTGTACAGATATGTACAGCTCAGCTAACAGCATTATTACTGGTAATGAATTCAGACAGAGATCGTTTAGGCTCAGAGCCTTGTGTGACAAACAGCTTCTGTTTATTCCTCAACACCAACAGGTCAACAAAGGCTACAGAGATGTCCCAAACTAAACAGGAGTCCACAAAGAAGAAGCAGGGTGGAGCGAGGAAAATCTCCAGACGGTGTTTCCAGAAGGTAAAAACTACTTTTATCCAAAATATTGACAAACAAAGATCATATTTACCATTTGTTACTGAAATATTACATTAGAATGACATGACATGAATTGTCTTCTTAATCTCACaatgtattgtgtttttataaacatCTTTCTGATGTCTGTGTTTCTTTTATTATCTGTAGAAGAGCAAGATGTCTGCTTCAGCATCTGTGAAAACCTCAGAAAGGTAAGACACATTACAGATATGTACAGCTCAGCTAACAGCATTATTACTGGTAATGAATTCAGACAGAGATCGTTTAGGCTCAGAGCCTTGTGTGACAAACAGCTTCTGTTTATTCCTCAACACCAACAGGTCAACAAAGGCTACAAAGACGTCCCAAACTAAACAGGTGTCCACAAAGAAGAAGCAGGGTGGAGCGAGGAAAATCTCCAGACGGTGTTTCCAGAAGGTAAAAACTACTTTTATCCAAAATATTGACAAACAAAGATCATATTTACCATTTGTTACTGAAATATTACATTAGAATGACATGACATGAATTGTCTTCTTAATCTCACaatgtattgtgtttttataaacatCTTTCTGATGTCTGTGTTTCTTTTATTATCTGTAGAAGAGCAAGACGTCTGCTTCAGCATCTGTGAAAACCTCAGAAAGGTAAGACACATTACAGATATGTACAGCTCAGCTAACAGCATTATTACTGGTAATGAATTCAGACAGAGATCGTTTAGGCTCAGAGCCTTGTGTGACAAACAGCTTCTGTTTATTCCTCAGCACCAACAGGTCAACAAAGGCTACAAAGATGTCCCAAACTAAACAGGAGTCCACAAAGAAGAAGCAGGGTGGAGCGAGGAAAATCTCCAGACGGTGTTTCCAGAAGGTAAAAACTACTTTTATCCAAAATATTGACAAACAAAGATCATATTTACCATTTGTTACTGAAATATTACATTAGAATGACATGACATGAATTGTCTTCTTAATCTCACaatgtattgtgtttttataaacGTCTTTCTGATGTCTGTGTTTCTTTTATTATCTGTAGAAGAGCAAGATGTCTGCTTCAGCATCTGTGAAAACCTCAGAAAGGTAAGACACATTACAGATATGTACAGCTCAGCTAACAGCATTATTACTGGTAATGAATTCAGACAGAGATCGTTTAGGCTCAGAGCCTTGTGTGACAAACAGCTTCTGTTTATTCCTCAGCACTATCAGCTCAACAAAGGCTACAGAGATGTCCCAAACTAAACAGGAGTCCACAAAGAAGAAGCAAGGTGGAGCGAGGAAAATCTCCAGATGGCATTTCTGGAAGGTAATAACTACATTTATCCAAAATATTGACAAACAAAGATCATATTTACCATTTGTTACTGAAATATCACATTGGAATGACATGACATGAATTGTCttcttaatctcacagtgtattttgtttttataaacatcTTTCTGATGTCTGTGTTTCTTTTATTATCTGTAGAAGAGCAAGACGTCTGCTTCAGTATCTGTGAAGACCTCAGAAAGGTAGGACACATTACAGACATGGTATTTTCATAATAAGATCAAACTTAAATGAAGCTTCAGGTATTATTGGTAATGAATTCAGGCAGAGATCGTGTTGGCTCAGAGCCTTGTGTGACAAACAGCTTCTGTTTATTCCTCAGCACTATCAGCTCAACAACGGCTACAGAGACGCCCAAATCTAGTGAGGAGTCCACAAAGAAGAAGCAGGGTCGAGCAAGGAAAATCTCCAGATGGTGTTTCTGGAGGGTaagaa is from Hemibagrus wyckioides isolate EC202008001 linkage group LG07, SWU_Hwy_1.0, whole genome shotgun sequence and encodes:
- the LOC131356282 gene encoding pneumococcal serine-rich repeat protein-like, giving the protein MAVDFVTDLPDSGRYKTPSLWQSTGFQRRYPRPWRLLATTKTQESPPVSVTSSERSTKATEMSQTKQESTKKKQGGARKISRRCFQKKSKMSASASVKTSERSTKATKTSQTKQVSTKKKQGGARKISRRCFQKKSKTSASASVKTSESTNRSTKATKMSQTKQESTKKKQGGARKISRRCFQKKSKMSASASVKTSESTISSTKATEMSQTKQESTKKKQGGARKISRWHFWKKSKTSASVSVKTSESTISSTTATETPKSSEESTKKKQGRARKISRWCFWRKKNKVHPMAFTESTSESSEETPRMVLLKLLAGSTPGKNPKANMKTTASSTKKNAERKEASVKPKPSGMKPKEVKKAEVQPNLQNLVMITALTTDKKNTTPREQAKKTAAKTETKNRVNTQKGKTAKISMKPTDKLPTDKEHRIPTDLKRSFQTSVKSKVMEDKKKVMLHEHERQLERMAQYYWQSEMEKFLQEMKELALDVQQEKRITDPDAFR